TCGTAGGCCTGCGGGACGTGCGCGTGGGTGCCCAGGATCATGTCGATGTCCGGGCGGCCGCCGGTCTGCGAGGCGGTGAGCTCCTTGCCGAGCGTCAGCTGCGTCTCGTCGGGCTCGGTCTGCCACTCGGTGCCCCAGTGCAGGCTGACCAGGACCACGTCGGCGCCCGCCTTCCGGGCCGCCCGCGCGTCCTTGACGATGGTCTCCCGGTCCATCAGGTTGACGGCCCAGGGCTGGCCGTCGGGCAGCGGGTAGCCGTTGGTGTCGTAGGTGTACGCGAGGTGGGCGACCTTGGCGGAGCCCGCCGTGTACGTCGTCGTCGTCGCCGTCGCCGCCTCGGTGGCGGTGCGGGCGGAGCCGGCGTGCTTCAGGCCGGCCTTGTCGAAACGGTCCAGCGTGCGGCGGACGCCGTCGGCGCCGTCGTCCAGGGTGTGGTTCGAGGCGGTGGAGCAGCCGTCGTACCCGGCGTCCTTGAGCCCGTCGGCGACGGCGGGCGGCGAGACGAAGGCCGGGTAGCCGCTGAACGGGCCGTCCTCCTCCCCGTAGATCGTCTCCATGTGGCACAGGGCCAGGTCGGCGGCCGAGACCAACGGCTTGACCTGGGAGAACATGGGCCGGAAGTCGTAGCCGTCGCCGTCCGCGTCGCGGGCGGCCTGCCGGATGACCGAGGTGTGGGGCAGGACGTCGCCGCTGGCGACCAGGGTGAACCCCTTGGCCGCGGCCGGTCCGGCGGCGCCGGTCGGCGCGGAGGCGCCGGAGAGGCGGGCCGGTGCGGGGCCCGGGGCGGCCGAGCAGCCTGCCGCGGCGGACAGCAGGACGGCCGACAGGAGGGCGGCCGCGTGCCGGGTGCGCTTGGTCATCAGTCCCAGCTCTCGTTCGGTATGACTATCCGATCACCTGCAATCCATAGAAAGTGACGCCCCAAGTCAAGGAACGGATCCGTCCGCTCGCGGCCGCTCACTCCGATGGCCGCCACGGCCGGGCCGTGGGCGCCGTTCGCCGCGCCGTTCGACCGTTCACCGTCCGGCGCGGCCGCCCACCGGACCGCCGGGGTGGTTGGGCGCACCGCACGGGCCGGACGGTTCCCGGGTGGCCCGGTGCAGGTCAGGGTGGATTTCGCCGCCCCGTTCAGGGCCCCGCACACCCCCGGAAGGAGCCCCCCGTGCCGCTCTCCCCCACCCTCCGGCGCACGCACCCCGAAGCGCTGGCCGCGCTCCAGCGCGACCACGGGCGGGCCCTGTTCGGCTTCCTGCTCGCTCTCACCGCCGGGGACGCCCAGCGTGCCGAGGACCTCGTCCAGGAGACCCTGGTACGGGTCTGGCAGCACCCCGAGGCCCTCGCGAGCGGTCACGAGTCCCTGCGGCCCTGGCTCTTCACGGTCGCCCGGCGGCTCGCCATCGACGCGCGCCGGGCCCGGCTGTCGCGGCCGCGGGAGGTGGCCCCGGAGGAGCTGGAGCAGGCGCCGTCCCCCGTGGACGCGGTGGCCGGCTCGGTCACCGCGATCGATGTCCGGCGGGCCGTGGGCTCCCTCGGCGCGGAGCACCGCGAGGTGCTGCTCCAGGTGTACTTCCGGGACCGCTCGGTCGCCGAGGCCGCCGCCGAACTGGGCATTCCGGCCGGCACCGTCAAGTCCCGCACGCACTACGCCCTGCGCGCGCTGCGCGCGGACCTCCAGGGATACGGGTACGGCCTGGGCGCGCGAGGGCGGTCCGCCGTGTGAAGAACGGACCGGAACGCCCCGCAACCCTTGCGGATCGGCCGCAAAGCACGTCGAATTCGACATCAGACCGTTCAAGTTGAGCAAACATCCCCCGCACCTCGACCGGCAGGGGGAAGGCTCAGGGCTGACGGCGGGACGCTCGACGCGCGGGAGAAGGTGGAACGGTGCAGCCCGAGGGCACGAACGGCATCGGCGGGGGCGGGCTGGCGGTGCCCATGGCCTGGCTCTACGCCGAGTACATCGCGGACGAACTGCTGCGCACGGGACGGCTGATCCCCGTCAGCACGCTGGAGTTCCGGGCCGGCCGCGACACGCTCGCGCTGACGATCTACCTGTCGGACGCGGCCGGGGAGCTCTCGGGGATCCGGGTGGTCTCGCAGCTCGACGAGTGGATGTCGCTGACGGCCTACGGCCACCCGTGGCGGGACTGGGTGCACACCCGGTTCCTCGCGCTCGGGGAGCACGCCCGGGAGCTCGGCCGCGGCGAGGACCCGGACCTCGAACTGGCCCGGGCGGCCTGGCGCTGGCTGGACGGCACCGAGCTGTTCGCCACCAACCTCGACCCCGGCCGCCACGAGCCCGCGGACACCCCCGCGGGCCTGGACGAGAACGCCCGGGTGTGGACCCCGGCCTGGCAACTGGGGCTTCCACTGGGCCACTTGGCGATGCACCTGTTCTGACGGCCCGGTCCGCCGGCCCCGGGCGCTCGAGCCCGGGCGCCCGCACGGCCTACCGCCGGCGGTGCGCCGCCGGAGCCTCCGCCGGGTCCGTCACCAGGCCGGTGAAATCGGCCTCGTTGCGCTCGGCCCGGGTGACGTACCAGCGGGCGATCAGCCACATCACCGGATACGCCAGCAGTCCGAGCACCGCCCACACCAGCGGTCCGGACGCGACCCGCGGCAGCAGGAACAGCAGGGGCAGCGCCCCCACGAGCAGCGCGAGCGCGGCCAACGCGGCCGAGGCGGCCCGCAGCTGACTGCGCATCAGTGCTCGTACGTAGGTCGCGCCGAGGCTGGTGTGCTCGGAGATCTCCGAGCGGGCCGGGGTGTGCGCGGGCGCCCTGCGGCGCACCGCCCGGGGCACCCCGGTGACGATCTCGCGCCGCGGCGCCGGCGGCTGGTCCTCGGCCATGGTGCCGCAGTCTATGCGGCGCCCCGCTATTTGAGGAGGCGGGAGAGCCGCCGGTCGGCGAGGGCCTTGCCGCCCGTCTGGCAGGTGGGGCAGTACTGGAGCGAGGAGTCCGCGAAGGACACCGAGCGGACGGTGTCCCCGCAGACGGGGCAGGGTTCGCCGGCCCGTCCGTGCACCCGCAGCGCGCTCTTCTTCTCGGCCTTGAGCGCGCCGGCGGCCACCCCGTGGGCGCGGGCGACCGCCTCGCCCAGGGTGTCCAGCACGGCCCGGTGCAGCCGGGCCGCCTGCTGCGCGTCGAAGGACGAGGCCAGTTTGAACGGCGAGACCTTCGCCCGGTGCAGGATCTCGTCGCTGTACGCGTTGCCGATGCCGGCGATGACGCTCTGGTCCCGCAGCACGCCCTTGATCTGCCGCCGCTCCCCTGCGAGCAGCGCGGTGAAGGCCTCCCGGTCGAAGGACCCGGCGAGCGGGTCCGGGCCGAGCCGCGCGATGCCCGGCACCTCCCGGGGGTCGCGCACGACGTACACCGCGAGCCGCTTCTGGGTTCCGGCCTCGGTGAGGTCGAAGCCGCCGCCGCCTTCGAGCGCGACGCGCAGCGCGAGCGGCCCCTTGCCGGGGCGCGGGGGCTGCGCGGGCAGGGTTTCGCGCCAGTGCAGCCAGCCGGCCCGGGCCAGGTGGGTGACGAGGTGGAGCTCGCCGATCCGCAGGTCCAGGAACTTCCCGTGGCGGGTGGTGGGGCCGGCCGTCCGCCCTTCGAGCGCGGACGGCGGCGGGTCGTACGTCTTCAGCACGCTCACGGCCAGCGGGAGGACGCGCTCCACCACCCGCCCGGTGAGGTGCGCGTCGAGGAACTCCCGCAGGGCCTCGACCTCGGGCAGCTCGGGCATGCCTCCAGCCTGCGGCCGCCGCGGCCGAACCGCGAGCCGGACCCGCCGGGCGGCCGCACCCTCCCGCCGCCGACGCACCGGCCGCCGACCCGCCCGTCCGGCCCCCGGCCCCCGTCCGCCGACGCCGGCACGGACGCGGAGGCGGAGGCGGAGGCGGAGGCGGACACGAACGCGTCAGGCCACCACGAACTCGCACCAGACGCACTTGCCGCTCCCCCGCGACTCCACCCCCCACACGTCCGCCAGCCGGTCCACCAGCATCAGGCCCCGTCCCGAGACCCCCGCCTCGCCCGCTTCCCGGCGCCGGGGCAGGGCGCTGGAGCGGTCCTCCACCTCCACCCGCAGCCGCCGCTGCGGGCCCTGCAGGACCCGCAGGGTGACGATCGCCGGGCCGTCCGTGTGCATCAGGGCGTTGACGATCAGCTCGTCCGCGACCAGCTCGATCTCGTCCGTGCGTTCCCGCGCGCCCCACGCCCGGACCGCCGTCCCGATCATGTGGCGGGCCGCCACCAGTGCCTCCGGGTCGCCGGGCGCGACGTGCTGCTGGAGCCGGCCGCCGCCCTGCGGTGCGTCCGCGATCTCGCGGCGCAGCAGCAGCAGCGCCATGTCGTCGTCCCCGCCGCGTTCGTCGACGACCCCGCACAGCAGGTCCGCCAGCGGCCCCAGCTCCGCCGGACCGCCGCGGATCAGCGAGCCGAGCAGCTCGATGCCGTCGTCGAGGTCCGCGCCGGGCTGTTCCACCAGCCCGTCCGTGCACAGCAGGAGCGTTTCCCCCGGGTCCAGTTCCACCGTGGTCACCGGGTACTCCAGCCGGCCGAACTCCGCCGACAGGCCCAGCGGCATCCCGCCGCTCACGCGCACCCGGCGGCAGTCGCCGTCCCGGCTGCGGATCAGCGGGTCGATGTGCCCGGCCCGGACGAGCTGGAGCACGCCGGTCGAGAGGTCGGCCTCGACGTAGGTGCAGGTGGCGAAGCGCTCGGTGTCGAGCTCGTGCAGGAAGACCGAGGCCCGGGCCATCACCGTGGCCGGCGCGTGCCCTTCGGCGGCGTAGGCCCGCAGTACGATCCGCAGCTGGCCCATCACGGCGGCGGCGTGCGTGTCGTGGCCCTGGACGTCGCCGATGACCGCCCCGACGCGTCCGCCCGGCAGCGGGACGACGTCGTACCAGTCGCCGCCGATGTCCTGGCCCATGCGGGCGGAGCGGTAGCGGACCTCGATCTCGGCGCCGGGGACCGAGGGGATGCGGCGGGGCAGCATGGCCTGCTGGAGGCCCTCCGCGAGGTCGTGCTCCTGCTCCAGCAGCATGGCCCGTTGCAGGCTCTGGGCGATGCTGCTGCCGAGCGCGACCAGCAGGTTGCGCTCCTCCTGGGCGAAGCCGTCCTTGTCCTGGTAGAGCAGTCCGAGGGCGCCGATGGGGCGGGCCTGGGCGATCAGCGGCAGGTAGGCGGCGGCCGAGACCCGCATGTAGGAGATCTTGGACCAGAGGTCGGGGTAGGCCCCGGCGAACTCCTCGGCCGATTCGATGAAGAGCGGCTGGAGCGAGCGGACGACCTCGCTCATCGGGTACTGCTCGTCGATGCGCGTGTAGCGGGTGCCGGGGACGAAGCTCTCCGCCGGGCCCTCGGCGACGAGGTGGATGCGGCCGGCCTCGACGAGGCCCATCACCATGCCCATCGAGCCGAGGCGTTCGAGGCCGTGCGCGTCGCCCAGGGCGTCGATGACGTCCCTGACCGTCCGGGCGTGGGCGAGCGCGGCGGTGGTGCTCTCGACCACGGACGTCTGGCGGCGCCGTTCCTCGTCGAGGCCGAGCCGTTCCGCCGAGTGGCTGAGCTCCTCGGTGGCGTCCCGGACGATGCCGATGATGCGGAACGGGCGC
Above is a window of Streptomyces subrutilus DNA encoding:
- a CDS encoding Fpg/Nei family DNA glycosylase, which codes for MPELPEVEALREFLDAHLTGRVVERVLPLAVSVLKTYDPPPSALEGRTAGPTTRHGKFLDLRIGELHLVTHLARAGWLHWRETLPAQPPRPGKGPLALRVALEGGGGFDLTEAGTQKRLAVYVVRDPREVPGIARLGPDPLAGSFDREAFTALLAGERRQIKGVLRDQSVIAGIGNAYSDEILHRAKVSPFKLASSFDAQQAARLHRAVLDTLGEAVARAHGVAAGALKAEKKSALRVHGRAGEPCPVCGDTVRSVSFADSSLQYCPTCQTGGKALADRRLSRLLK
- a CDS encoding CapA family protein encodes the protein MTKRTRHAAALLSAVLLSAAAGCSAAPGPAPARLSGASAPTGAAGPAAAKGFTLVASGDVLPHTSVIRQAARDADGDGYDFRPMFSQVKPLVSAADLALCHMETIYGEEDGPFSGYPAFVSPPAVADGLKDAGYDGCSTASNHTLDDGADGVRRTLDRFDKAGLKHAGSARTATEAATATTTTYTAGSAKVAHLAYTYDTNGYPLPDGQPWAVNLMDRETIVKDARAARKAGADVVLVSLHWGTEWQTEPDETQLTLGKELTASQTGGRPDIDMILGTHAHVPQAYEKVNGTWVVYGMGDQVAGEMFNPSGARDMRGNYGSIGRFTFAPPAAPGARWQVVKAEFVPQMMDLPGGRVVNLPASLAEHPGREDYEDARDTVSEAVLGRGAAKDGLTEGR
- a CDS encoding SpoIIE family protein phosphatase, coding for MPDDWPAHPDRSLQLNRMGSFDWDLVTGLMHLDEAALDVLDTDPGDYDGRPASLAPRVPPAEATRLDALVSNALKSEVRNYGAYFRIRCRDGTLRWTHTQGRVMRGPDGRPFRIIGIVRDATEELSHSAERLGLDEERRRQTSVVESTTAALAHARTVRDVIDALGDAHGLERLGSMGMVMGLVEAGRIHLVAEGPAESFVPGTRYTRIDEQYPMSEVVRSLQPLFIESAEEFAGAYPDLWSKISYMRVSAAAYLPLIAQARPIGALGLLYQDKDGFAQEERNLLVALGSSIAQSLQRAMLLEQEHDLAEGLQQAMLPRRIPSVPGAEIEVRYRSARMGQDIGGDWYDVVPLPGGRVGAVIGDVQGHDTHAAAVMGQLRIVLRAYAAEGHAPATVMARASVFLHELDTERFATCTYVEADLSTGVLQLVRAGHIDPLIRSRDGDCRRVRVSGGMPLGLSAEFGRLEYPVTTVELDPGETLLLCTDGLVEQPGADLDDGIELLGSLIRGGPAELGPLADLLCGVVDERGGDDDMALLLLRREIADAPQGGGRLQQHVAPGDPEALVAARHMIGTAVRAWGARERTDEIELVADELIVNALMHTDGPAIVTLRVLQGPQRRLRVEVEDRSSALPRRREAGEAGVSGRGLMLVDRLADVWGVESRGSGKCVWCEFVVA
- a CDS encoding sigma-70 family RNA polymerase sigma factor; this translates as MPLSPTLRRTHPEALAALQRDHGRALFGFLLALTAGDAQRAEDLVQETLVRVWQHPEALASGHESLRPWLFTVARRLAIDARRARLSRPREVAPEELEQAPSPVDAVAGSVTAIDVRRAVGSLGAEHREVLLQVYFRDRSVAEAAAELGIPAGTVKSRTHYALRALRADLQGYGYGLGARGRSAV